Genomic DNA from bacterium:
GGAACCAAACGCTGCAGTGCTCTGGGACGAAACGGTCCCCGCGAAATCCGGATACGATCCCGAGCATCGCGCACCGTTCAACCGCGCGATTAACGTTTTCGGTACGGGCGTGCCGGGCTGAAGCGGGACTCGCCGCCTCCCGATCCCGTCAGGCCTCTGCGGCGACTCGTCCGATTTGTTGGGCCTCGGCCCCCAGGAACGCCGTGAGCCTGGCGACGAGTTCGCGGAAGAAGGGCATCGGCTCCTCCTTCGCGAGGCGTTTCTGAAGCTCGGGGACCCAGCGTCCAGGGTGCCGTTCGACGAAATCACGCTCCGCCTTCTGCCACGGTCCCGGATCGGTGCCCGCATCGAGCGCCTCCGCCTCGCGGAAGGCGAGGAAGTGGAGGAACTCGAGCTGGGTGGTGAGATGGTCCGGAAGTTCGCGGGGCGCTTCTGACAGAGTCAGGCCGAAGAAGTTGTAGAAGCGCAGCGCCTCTTCCATCGTCTTCATCCGATTCCCGAAATACAGACCGCCGTGAAGGGGGCAAGGAGGAGCCCCGGCTCCCACATCGAAGAGCCGCGTGAATTCCACGGGGAGGTCGTCTTCGCCGCCCACATCACGCAGGGCCTGCCAGTCCGCCACTTCGTCCACGGCCGGATCCAGGACGAGCAAGGCGTCTCGCAGTTGCGTTGCGAGCGAGCCCGAGCTGATCGCGTCGTGCTGCTCGCCATCCGGATACTCGAGCATTCGGGCAAACACGCTGTAGGCGAGGCTGCGCGCAACCGCATGCTTCACCTCGGCGGTCTCGGCCGTCTTCAGGCTCTCGTCGGTCATGCAGGCACTCCTCGCTTCACGAATGCACCGACGCCTTGGACGGCGGCAGCGTACTTATCTCTTTCCCGGCGGGAAGCCGCTCCACCTCAACGGGCGCTCCGCGTGGCGCGTGACTTGGAGAACCGTAGAACATCCGATAGTGGATGTGCCCGTATCCCCCTGCCATGTGGATCGGCTTCCAGGGAGCCTCGACCGGTTCCTGTTGGCCTTTCCAGCCCTTGAACTGATGGGGTTCCCAGGCGTGGTAGATGATCACCTCGCCCGGCTGCACCCCGGGCGCCACCTTGGCGTTGGCCTCGAAGGCGCCTGCATCATTGAACACCCGCACCCCGTCACTGTCGGCGATTCCGCGCGGCTCGCAATCCGTGGGACTCAGGAAGCAGACCGGCTCCCCTCGCTGGAGGCGCAGCATCAACTCGTGATCCCGCCAGATCGCGTGAATGCTCCAGCGGGTATGGCCCCCGTTGATGCGCAGCGGGTAGGGGCTTCCCGCACTCGGCGGATCCTTGTGAACGGGCAGGTGCTCACCGGCCTCCATGTACCAGGGGTGATCCAGATAGAACTGCTGGCGCCCGGTCAGCGTAGGCCAGGCCACCTTGTCCTCGACGAACCAGCGGTGGGGCCAGTGGGTGTCCTTCGGGTCGAAGTCGCTGCTCGTCGCATAGATCGGTGTGGGCCGTGCGGGCCCGGTGATCGGGACCGCGCCCAGACGTAGTGCCTCCTTCGCACGGACGCCTCCGACGCTCGGGCTCGCCTTGAAGATATCGTCCATCAGCTTGATCGGATCTTCGGGATCATGGGGATCGTAGTGCCGATCGGTGGTGTAGACCTCGTAGGCCTGGGTGAGATCGTGAGGACGATCGTGGAGTCCACGGACGCTCTTCACCCCGCGTTCGGTCGCACGGGCAGCCACGCGCTCGGAAAGAAGACCAAAGATCTCCCACTCAGACTTGGCTTCGCCCTCGGGCTCGGTGGCCTTGTCGGAGACCACGATGTAGGGCAGATACGTCTGGGCGTACTTGATGCCATGCTTCTCATAGTAAGCGGCTGCAGGCAGCACATAGTCGGCGAAGCGAGCGGTCGTGCTCATCCTGAAGTTCACGGCCACCGTGAGATCGAGCTTCGGCCACAGATGTTTGAGCGCATGCTGCGGCGCAGGCCAGCGCCGCAACGGGTTCGAGCCGGTGAAGATCAGCGCGCGCGGCTCCCGGTCCTCCGGCGGATGGATCCGGGTCCAGCCCTGGTCGATCGACTGGCGCACGTAGTCGTCGAAGGGCCGGGGCAGCGCGGGGTCGGCGAGATCCGGGCGCGACCACATCTCGCGGTAGCCGCCGTGGACGTAGAGGAACGGCATCAGCGGAGTATTGGGTGCCTTCTCGCTGTACTCGGTGAAGATGTCCTCGTAGTCACGCGGGGTGAGTCCACGAATGGCTTTCGGCAGGATCTTCACGATGTCCAGGATTCCCGGAGGCGCCCCGCCCATGCGATCGAGTCCATCCAGGCCCCACCAAGCCGCCACCCGCAGGCCGCCGCCGGGCTTTCCCTGGTTTCCCGTGAGCGCCATGAGCAGGATCATCGCCCGCTGGAAGAGATCGCTGTGGTGATGCTTGCAGGCACCCCACGATGCGAAGATCATCGCGGTCGGAGCATCTGCCAGATCTCGCGCGAAGCGTTGGATCAACGCGGGCGGGAGCCCGGTGATCTCGGCCGCTTTGTCCGGCGTGTATTCGGCCAACCGTTCTCGAAGTTGCTCGAAGACCGGCCGCACCTCCACCTCTTGTCCATCAGCCAGGCGAACCTTGAAGCTCCCTGCCAGCGCCGGACGCAACTTGCCGAGCGCCAGCGAGCGCCCTCCTTCCCCGTCGCCGGCACAACCCGGAGCCACGGCCAGTTTGCCCTTGGCTTCGTCCCAGACGTAGAAGCGGCTGTCGTCGCCACCCTTCTCGAGGTCCGCGTGACGCAGGAAGCGCCCATCGTCCCGCCGAATGAGCAACGGGAGATCCGTCTGCTCACGTACGTACTCCTCGTTGTATCGGTCCTCCGCAACGATGACCTGCGCCGCCGCGAGGCCGAGCGCAGCATCCGTCTCGGGCTTCGGGTTGATCCACAGGTCCGCGTGCACACTGGTCGCGTTGTAGTCCGGCGCGATCACCACGAGCTTGGCGCCCTTGTAGCGCGCCTCGTGCATGAAGTGGATCTCGGGGATACGCGTGTAGGCCGGGTTCCCCACCCAGACCACGATGTAGTCGGAGCGGAACCAATCGTCCGAGGTTCCCTCGCAGTTGTACATTCCCCAGGTCTGCACCGCGCCCATGGGCATGTCACCCACACCGGACCAGGAGTCCAGAATCGTGGCACCGACCGCCTCGGTGAAGCGAATCTCACCGGCAGTCTCCGGGCCGTAGCCCGCGTTGGTGGTGCCGTGGTCGTAGATGATCGACTCGGTGCCCTGGTCGATCGCCGCATCGATCAACTTGTCCGAAATCTCGTCCAGGGCCTGATCCCAGGAGATCCGTTTCCACTTGCCCTGCCCGCGCGGCCCGACCCGTTTGAGCGGATGGACCACGCGGGAACTGGCCAGTTGCAGATCCGTGTAGCAGGCGCCCTTCTGGCAACCGCGGGGATTGCCGTCGGGCACGTCGTCGCGCGGCGCCTCATAGACAGCATGCTGCTCCTCGCGCCACGCAATTCCGTCCTTGACGAACACATCCCACGAGCACGCGGCGATGCAGTTGGCCCGAGTATGGGTCCCCTTGGCAACGCGGTCCCAGGTCCAACGCTCGCGCCAGACATCGGTGTAGTCGCCGTACTGAACGACATCGACGGGCGACCTCGGCTCGGGCGCAGGGCCCATCGGTAGTTCGCTGCCCTCTCGCTGACGCAAATGACAAAGGCCAAGACCCACGGCTGCCGCGCCGACTCCGGTCCCCACCATGAACTTCCGCCTCGACATCCCTCGGGAAACTGCATCACTCATAGGGTCTCGACCTCCACGCGCGTGTCGCGATCGGTGTGGCTCGGCTGCAAGGCGATTACCATGGGGCGCAAGTGGTACTGCCCTCCGGCGAGTTCGACCGGGTTGAGCGGGCTCGGAATCAGATTCTGGAAGCCCTTGCCGTTCTTGAACTGGAAGTTCTCCCACGCGTGGTACACGATCAGCTGCCCCTTGCGGACGCCCGGTGTCACCTTCGCCATGATCTGGAACTCGTCGAGATCGTTGAAGACGCGAACCTGCACCCCGTCGCGAATCCCTCGATCCACCGCGTCTTCGGTACCGATGATGATCACCGGCTCGCCCCGCTGCTGCTGGAGCATCAGCTTGTCATCCCGCCAGCTCGAGTGGATGCTCCAACGGGCGTGGCCGCCGGTGAGCATCAGCGGGTAGTTCCCACCCGCCATCGGAGGATCCTTGTGCACCGGGAGTTCCTCGCCCATCTCGAGGTACAGCTCCTGGTCGAGGTAGAACTGCATGCGCCGTGAGAGCGTGAGATACGGCACCTTGTCGAATACGTGATCGGTCAGGGGCGTAATGGTGTCGTCAGCCGGGATCGACGTGGCGTTGCCGACGCTCCCAGGGCTCTTCCCGATTCCCTCGAAGCGCGCGAAACCCTTCTTCTTCAGCTCGGGCCATTTCAAGCCGCCGAGATTGGTGGCTTTGTCCAGCAGGTCCGCGCAGACCTCTTCGTCGTCG
This window encodes:
- a CDS encoding molybdopterin-dependent oxidoreductase; the encoded protein is MSDAVSRGMSRRKFMVGTGVGAAAVGLGLCHLRQREGSELPMGPAPEPRSPVDVVQYGDYTDVWRERWTWDRVAKGTHTRANCIAACSWDVFVKDGIAWREEQHAVYEAPRDDVPDGNPRGCQKGACYTDLQLASSRVVHPLKRVGPRGQGKWKRISWDQALDEISDKLIDAAIDQGTESIIYDHGTTNAGYGPETAGEIRFTEAVGATILDSWSGVGDMPMGAVQTWGMYNCEGTSDDWFRSDYIVVWVGNPAYTRIPEIHFMHEARYKGAKLVVIAPDYNATSVHADLWINPKPETDAALGLAAAQVIVAEDRYNEEYVREQTDLPLLIRRDDGRFLRHADLEKGGDDSRFYVWDEAKGKLAVAPGCAGDGEGGRSLALGKLRPALAGSFKVRLADGQEVEVRPVFEQLRERLAEYTPDKAAEITGLPPALIQRFARDLADAPTAMIFASWGACKHHHSDLFQRAMILLMALTGNQGKPGGGLRVAAWWGLDGLDRMGGAPPGILDIVKILPKAIRGLTPRDYEDIFTEYSEKAPNTPLMPFLYVHGGYREMWSRPDLADPALPRPFDDYVRQSIDQGWTRIHPPEDREPRALIFTGSNPLRRWPAPQHALKHLWPKLDLTVAVNFRMSTTARFADYVLPAAAYYEKHGIKYAQTYLPYIVVSDKATEPEGEAKSEWEIFGLLSERVAARATERGVKSVRGLHDRPHDLTQAYEVYTTDRHYDPHDPEDPIKLMDDIFKASPSVGGVRAKEALRLGAVPITGPARPTPIYATSSDFDPKDTHWPHRWFVEDKVAWPTLTGRQQFYLDHPWYMEAGEHLPVHKDPPSAGSPYPLRINGGHTRWSIHAIWRDHELMLRLQRGEPVCFLSPTDCEPRGIADSDGVRVFNDAGAFEANAKVAPGVQPGEVIIYHAWEPHQFKGWKGQQEPVEAPWKPIHMAGGYGHIHYRMFYGSPSHAPRGAPVEVERLPAGKEISTLPPSKASVHS